The Microbacterium sp. LWO12-1.2 genome includes a window with the following:
- a CDS encoding LacI family DNA-binding transcriptional regulator, protein MPKNVDRRPTLADVAARSGMSKAAVSMILNDRPGSRLSADAARRVRAAAEELGYRPNPAAQSLRLGKTKTLGFISDQITVTRYASEMIRGLLSAAKEHGHTVLIAETEGDDATISDEIQAMIDRRVDGILIGLLGARMIEVPQTPHDVPVVIVNGTSTAGHPSVLPDERTAGHAMAHLLTEAGHRLIGVIGNNPRAVSSPLHSVTIGSRFEGIHAAFAEAGVQPFVVDVPEWNPDIGYDFTLQMLDAHPEITAILAGNDGVAFGVYQAIAERGLTVPNDISVASFDDEELASFQRPGLTTARLPYDVMGRTAVEMLLGEHPLGAVLIPMPVIVRSSIRDLS, encoded by the coding sequence ATGCCGAAGAACGTGGATCGCAGGCCGACGCTCGCCGACGTGGCCGCACGCTCGGGCATGTCGAAGGCCGCCGTCAGCATGATCCTCAACGATCGACCGGGCTCACGCCTCTCCGCTGATGCCGCACGGCGGGTCAGAGCAGCCGCTGAGGAACTCGGCTACCGGCCGAACCCGGCGGCCCAGAGCCTACGACTCGGGAAGACGAAGACCCTCGGCTTCATCTCCGACCAGATCACCGTGACCCGCTACGCATCCGAGATGATCCGCGGACTTCTCTCCGCAGCGAAGGAACACGGCCACACCGTTCTCATCGCCGAGACGGAGGGGGACGACGCCACCATCTCCGATGAGATCCAGGCGATGATCGACCGCCGGGTCGACGGCATCCTGATCGGACTCCTCGGCGCACGCATGATCGAGGTTCCCCAGACTCCGCACGACGTGCCCGTCGTGATCGTGAACGGAACGTCGACGGCCGGGCATCCTTCCGTGCTGCCGGACGAGCGCACGGCGGGTCATGCGATGGCGCACCTGCTCACCGAGGCCGGACATCGTCTGATCGGCGTGATCGGCAACAACCCGCGCGCGGTGTCGTCCCCGCTCCACTCGGTCACCATCGGGTCGCGGTTCGAAGGGATCCATGCTGCCTTCGCCGAGGCGGGCGTTCAGCCATTCGTCGTCGATGTTCCCGAATGGAATCCCGACATCGGCTACGACTTCACCCTGCAGATGCTCGACGCGCATCCCGAGATCACGGCGATCCTGGCGGGCAACGACGGCGTCGCGTTCGGGGTGTACCAGGCGATCGCGGAGCGCGGCCTCACCGTCCCGAACGACATCTCCGTCGCATCCTTCGACGACGAGGAACTCGCGAGCTTCCAACGTCCCGGCCTCACCACCGCGCGTCTCCCCTACGACGTGATGGGGCGCACCGCCGTGGAGATGCTGCTCGGCGAACACCCTCTGGGAGCGGTGCTGATCCCGATGCCGGTCATCGTCCGGTCGTCGATACGCGACCTGAGCTGA